One genomic region from Nymphaea colorata isolate Beijing-Zhang1983 chromosome 10, ASM883128v2, whole genome shotgun sequence encodes:
- the LOC126410451 gene encoding LOW QUALITY PROTEIN: cytochrome P450 704C1-like (The sequence of the model RefSeq protein was modified relative to this genomic sequence to represent the inferred CDS: deleted 2 bases in 1 codon): protein MRRHDLLGFKNNNRKEDILSRFLLESKKNPETMNDRYLRDIILNFMFAGKDTTAGTLSWFTYLLCKHPLIQEKIAQEVKETVGSCEKGQFTQFVEKLTEGALEKLQYLHAALSETLRLYPAVPIDRQSACKDDILPDGFKVKKGDGVNHVTYAMGRMKYIWGDDAEDFRPGRWLHDGVFRPESPFKFPAFHAGPRTCLGKDFAYRQMKIVAALLTVFFRFNLKDPSKEVTYKTMLTLHIDQGLHVRAVHRLL, encoded by the exons ATGCGGAGACATGATTTGCTGggttttaaaaataataatagg AAGGAAGATATTCTGTCAAGGTTCCTTTTGGAAAGTAAGAAGAATCCGGAGACCATGAACGATCGTTACTTGAGGGATATCATTTTGAACTTCATGTTTGCCGGGAAAGATACCACTGCGGGCACGCTTTCATGGTTCACATATTTGCTCTGCAAGCATCCGCTTATACAAGAGAAGATTGCACAGGAGGTCAAGGAGACTGTTGGCTCTTGTGAAAAAGGACAGTTTACACAGTTTGTCGAAAAACTTACAGAAGGCGCATTAGAAAAGCTGCAGTATCTTCATGCTGCTTTGAGTGAAACCTTGAGATTGTATCCTGCAGTCCCCATT GATAGACAGAGTGCATGCAAGGATGACATCCTCCCTGATGGATTCAAAGTGAAGAAAGGTGATGGAGTCAACCATGTAACTTATGCGATGGGCAGGATGAAGTATATCTGGGGCGACGATGCGGAGGATTTCAGGCCAGGGAGATGGCTCCACGATGGAGTTTTCCGACCAGAATCCCCTTTCAAATTTCCAGCATTCCAT GCTGGTCCACGGACGTGCTTGGGTAAAGATTTCGCGTATCGGCAGATGAAGATAGTAGCTGCATTGCTTACCGTTTTCTTTAGATTCAATCTAAAGGACCCATCTAAAGAGGTGACTTACAAAACCATGCTGACCCTTCACATTGATCAGGGCCTTCATGTCCGCGCAGTTCATCGGCTTCTTTGA
- the LOC116262356 gene encoding serine/threonine-protein kinase Aurora-2-like — translation MASHKGNVPDPRSKQAVKPWCLQDFEIGKPLGRGKFGNVYLARERKSKYVVALKVIFKAQLRKHQLEHQLRREIEIQSLLRHPNILRLFGYFHDEERIFLILEYAARGELYKELQRVRYLPEKRAATYVSCLAQALAYCHEKHVTHRDIKPENILVDLQGQLKIADFGWSVHSKTKRQTMCGTLDYLPPEMVENRLHDHTVDNWCLGILCYEFLYGVPPFEAESQSDTFRRILRVDLSFPSTPAISAEAKDLISRLLVKDSSKRLSLQKILEHPWIAQNADSTSSCA, via the exons ATGGCAAGTCACAAAGGCAATGTACCA GATCCAAGGAGCAAGCAAGCTGTGAAACCGTGGTGCCTTCAGGATTTTGAGATCGGGAAACCCCTCGGTAGAGGGAAATTCGGCAATGTCTATCTCGCCAGAGAGCGGAAG AGCAAATATGTTGTTGCGCTCAAGGTTATCTTCAAGGCACAGCTTCGGAAACACCAGCTCGAACACCAATTAAGACGAGAGATTGAGATACAGAGCCTTCTTCGCCACCCGAATATTCTGCGGTTGTTTGGGTATTTCCACGACGAG GAACGTATATTCTTGATTCTTGAATATGCCGCTAGAGGTGAGCTTTACAAGGAGTTGCAGAGAGTACGATACCTACCGGAGAAGCGGGCTGCCACT TACGTATCATGCCTTGCGCAAGCGTTGGCGTACTGCCATGAGAAGCATGTAACTCATCGTGACATCAAACCGGAAAACATACTGGTTGACTTGCAG GGTCAGCTGAAAATCGCTGATTTTGGTTGGTCCGTTCACTCCAAAACAAAACGGCAAACCATGTGCGGGACTCTGGATTATCTACCACCGGAAATGGTGGAAAACAGATTACATGATCACACTGTTGATAATTGGTGTTTGGGCATACTCTGCTATGAATTCCTGTACGGTGTACCACCTTTCGAAGCTGAAAGCCAGTCGGATACCTTCAGGAG GATTCTGAGGGTTGATCTTAGCTTCCCTTCCACCCCAGCAATATCTGCAGAAGCCAAGGACCTTATCAGTCGC CTCTTGGTCAAGGACTCTTCAAAGCGGCTATCACTACAAAAAATTCTCGAGCACCCATGGATTGCTCAAAATGCTGATTCCACCAGCTCATGCGCCTAG